In the [Clostridium] colinum genome, one interval contains:
- the ligA gene encoding NAD-dependent DNA ligase LigA, translating into MIEKIKELVNTLNKARKAYYQESYEIMSDFEYDKLYDELEELEKKTGIVLSNSPTQNVGYVVLSELKKVKHNKKMLSLDKTKEISKIEDFLDTKEGLLSFKMDGLTIVLTYVDGNLVSAVTRGNGEIGEDITHNCKVFKNIPLKIPFKEELIIRGEALISFKDFENINENLDITEKYKNPRNLCSGTVRQLNNEITKDRNVSFLAFSLVKCDKEFNLKSEQLDFLLSLGFETVEYALVDKNNVKNTILNFENKVKSNKFATDGLVITFNDISYSDSLGETSKFPKDSIAFKWADDLARTTLLDVEWNTSRTGLINPVAIFEPVELEGTTVNRASLHNISIIKNLKLGIGDIIKVYKANMIIPQIAENETKSDTLKIPEKCNACEGKAEVVKIRDGLALKCSNPKCIAKIINSIVHYVSRDAMNITDFSKATIEKFINCGFITDFTDIYNLEKYKDDIINMQGFGEKSYTNLINAIENSKNTTLPSFIYSLGIEHIGLSNAKLLCKHFNYNFDKIKNSSIDEITLIDGFGDIMANSLVNYFSNKDNIELVNKVFPLLNINDNISLQEYNLDIKDKIFVITGDLNNFKNRKELQEKIEYLGGKVTNSVTKKTNYLINNDKESSSSKNKKAKELNIKILSEEEFLKML; encoded by the coding sequence ATGATAGAAAAAATAAAAGAACTTGTTAATACACTTAATAAAGCAAGAAAAGCATATTATCAAGAAAGTTATGAAATAATGTCCGATTTTGAGTATGATAAGCTATATGATGAGCTAGAAGAACTTGAAAAAAAGACAGGTATAGTGTTATCTAATAGTCCTACACAAAATGTTGGGTATGTAGTTTTAAGTGAATTAAAAAAAGTTAAACATAATAAGAAAATGTTATCTTTAGATAAGACAAAAGAAATATCTAAAATAGAAGATTTTTTAGACACAAAAGAAGGGTTATTATCCTTTAAAATGGATGGACTTACAATAGTTTTAACTTATGTAGATGGTAATCTTGTTAGTGCTGTTACAAGAGGAAATGGTGAAATAGGGGAAGATATTACTCATAATTGTAAAGTTTTTAAAAATATTCCTTTAAAAATTCCTTTTAAAGAGGAGCTTATTATACGTGGAGAAGCTTTAATATCTTTTAAAGATTTTGAAAATATAAATGAAAATTTAGATATAACAGAAAAATATAAAAATCCAAGAAATTTATGTAGTGGAACAGTAAGACAACTTAATAATGAAATTACAAAAGATAGAAATGTAAGCTTTTTAGCTTTTTCTTTAGTAAAATGTGATAAAGAATTTAATTTAAAATCAGAGCAACTAGATTTTTTATTATCATTAGGATTTGAAACAGTAGAATATGCTTTAGTTGATAAAAATAATGTTAAAAATACAATATTAAATTTTGAAAATAAAGTAAAATCAAATAAATTCGCAACAGATGGTCTTGTAATAACATTTAATGATATATCTTATAGCGATAGTTTAGGTGAAACTTCTAAATTTCCTAAAGATTCTATTGCTTTTAAATGGGCAGATGATTTAGCAAGAACAACATTATTAGATGTAGAATGGAATACTTCACGAACTGGACTTATTAATCCTGTTGCTATATTTGAACCAGTAGAATTAGAAGGAACTACAGTTAATAGGGCTAGTCTTCATAATATAAGCATTATAAAAAATTTAAAATTAGGCATTGGAGATATAATAAAAGTTTATAAAGCAAATATGATTATACCACAAATAGCAGAAAACGAAACAAAAAGTGATACCTTAAAAATACCTGAAAAATGTAATGCTTGTGAAGGTAAAGCAGAAGTTGTAAAAATAAGAGATGGATTAGCTTTAAAATGTAGCAATCCTAAATGTATTGCGAAAATAATTAACTCAATAGTACATTATGTATCTAGAGATGCTATGAACATTACAGATTTTTCTAAAGCAACTATTGAAAAATTTATTAATTGTGGATTTATAACAGATTTTACAGATATATATAATTTAGAAAAATATAAAGATGATATAATTAATATGCAAGGTTTTGGTGAAAAATCTTATACAAATCTTATAAATGCTATTGAAAATTCTAAAAATACGACGCTTCCTAGTTTTATATATTCTTTAGGTATAGAACATATAGGTCTTAGTAATGCAAAGCTTTTATGTAAACATTTTAATTATAATTTTGATAAAATAAAAAATAGCTCAATAGATGAAATTACATTAATAGATGGATTTGGAGATATTATGGCAAATTCTTTAGTTAATTATTTTTCAAATAAAGATAATATAGAGCTTGTAAATAAAGTATTTCCTTTATTAAATATAAATGATAATATATCTTTACAAGAGTACAATTTAGATATAAAAGATAAAATATTTGTAATAACTGGAGATTTAAATAATTTTAAAAATAGAAAAGAATTGCAAGAAAAAATAGAATATTTAGGCGGAAAAGTTACTAATAGCGTAACAAAGAAAACAAATTATCTTATTAATAATGATAAAGAATCTAGTTCATCTAAAAATAAAAAAGCTAAAGAACTAAATATAAAAATATTATCTGAAGAAGAGTTTTTGAAAATGTTATAA
- a CDS encoding S8 family peptidase → MNTARKTVNADIIQEKGYTGKGIGIAILDTGISPINDFLYPKNRIIAFKDFINNKTKPYDDNGHGTHVAGIAGSNGINSNGKYRGIAPDCNLIGVKVLNNEGKGNASDVLAGLQWIIDNKEKYNIKIANLSIGTNNTSSNDPLVKAVEKIWDSGIIVTIAAGNDGPKKYSISSPAISKKVITIGASDDNITANVWGNHLINFSGRGPTLECVIKPDVLAPGVNIVSCLSNNVSKQSNEVIEKNYFSLSGTSMSTPIVSGAIALLLEKYNNLQPDDVKLMLKKCCKNLYLPKNQQGWGLIDVYKLLSQEVCYARK, encoded by the coding sequence ATGAATACTGCTAGAAAAACTGTAAATGCAGATATTATTCAAGAAAAGGGATATACAGGAAAGGGAATAGGAATAGCTATATTAGATACTGGTATTTCTCCTATAAATGATTTTTTATATCCTAAAAATAGAATAATAGCATTTAAAGATTTTATTAATAACAAAACAAAACCTTATGATGATAATGGACATGGAACACATGTGGCAGGTATAGCAGGTAGTAACGGGATAAATTCTAATGGAAAATATAGAGGAATAGCACCAGACTGTAATCTCATAGGTGTAAAAGTACTAAATAACGAAGGTAAGGGGAATGCATCAGATGTTTTAGCCGGTTTACAATGGATTATAGATAATAAAGAAAAATATAATATAAAAATTGCTAATTTATCTATTGGTACAAATAATACATCATCTAATGACCCTTTAGTAAAAGCTGTTGAAAAAATATGGGATAGTGGAATTATTGTTACAATAGCTGCAGGTAATGATGGACCTAAAAAATATAGTATTAGTTCACCTGCTATAAGCAAAAAAGTTATAACTATTGGTGCTTCAGACGATAATATAACAGCTAATGTATGGGGAAATCATCTTATAAATTTTTCTGGACGTGGACCAACTTTAGAATGTGTTATAAAACCCGATGTTTTAGCTCCAGGTGTTAATATTGTATCTTGTTTGTCTAATAATGTGTCAAAACAGTCTAATGAAGTTATAGAAAAAAATTATTTTTCTTTAAGTGGCACATCTATGTCTACGCCTATAGTTTCTGGAGCAATAGCATTATTATTAGAAAAATATAATAATTTACAACCAGACGATGTAAAACTTATGTTAAAAAAATGTTGTAAAAATTTATATTTACCAAAAAACCAACAAGGTTGGGGTCTAATAGATGTTTATAAATTATTATCTCAGGAGGTTTGTTATGCAAGAAAATAA
- a CDS encoding thymidine kinase, with translation MPKLYFKYGTMDASKSADLLMTAHKYEQQGKNIICLRSNLDTRTEEDFIESRALTYKHKCFCFDRDMNIYNFINEKNEKKINCILIDEAQFLTKAQVIELTEIVDFLKIPVICYGLKNSYIKGELFEGSKALLYFADSIQEVKSVCHFCDKKATMNLRIKNGKPILESTGNTVVIGDTKEGEDYFISTCRKHYFNPFKDI, from the coding sequence ATGCCAAAATTATATTTTAAATATGGAACAATGGACGCTTCTAAATCGGCAGACCTTTTAATGACTGCTCATAAATATGAACAACAAGGAAAAAATATAATTTGTCTTAGGTCTAACTTAGATACAAGAACAGAAGAAGACTTTATAGAAAGTAGAGCTTTAACTTATAAACACAAATGTTTTTGTTTTGATAGAGATATGAACATATACAATTTTATAAATGAAAAAAATGAAAAAAAAATAAATTGTATATTAATTGATGAAGCACAGTTTTTAACTAAAGCTCAAGTTATTGAACTTACAGAAATTGTAGATTTTTTAAAAATTCCTGTTATATGTTATGGTTTAAAAAATAGCTATATAAAAGGGGAACTATTTGAAGGTTCAAAAGCATTATTATATTTTGCAGATAGCATACAAGAAGTAAAAAGTGTTTGTCATTTTTGTGATAAAAAAGCAACAATGAATTTAAGAATAAAAAATGGTAAACCTATTTTAGAATCTACTGGAAATACAGTTGTTATAGGTGATACTAAAGAAGGAGAAGATTATTTTATTTCTACTTGTAGAAAACATTATTTTAACCCATTTAAAGATATTTAA
- a CDS encoding redoxin domain-containing protein, producing MFNNIDISNHISFIIVFFEGLISFLSPCILPLIPLYISYLAGNTQILENGTLMYKRKKVFLHTLFFSLGICCTFFLLGISFTALGRFFSKYQTLFTRIGGIIIILLGLFQLGIFNFKFLQKERKFNFDITKREVNPLIAFIMGFTFSFAWTPCVGPALSSVLILASSSKNSLVGNILVLVYSLGFVIPFLILGLFTTKVLNFFKEKQKFLKYTVKISGFLLILIGIMTFTGYMNSISRYLVIDNNKKQEVPQEKQEIKETETTTEDVNQAETKEEMKELPDLFDFTLTDQYGNTHTLSDYKGKVVFLNFWATWCKPCLIEMPHIEEIYKEYGLNKEEVIILGVANPSSKDYLHNSDVSKEEIIKFIEEQGYTFPIVFDETGQTFKDYFIRSFPTTFMINKEGKIYGYLSGAITKDIMKNIIEETLKSTENK from the coding sequence ATGTTTAATAATATAGATATTTCTAATCATATAAGTTTTATAATAGTTTTTTTTGAAGGGTTAATATCATTTTTATCTCCGTGTATTTTACCTTTAATTCCTTTGTATATATCTTACTTAGCTGGTAATACCCAAATTTTAGAAAATGGAACTCTTATGTATAAAAGAAAAAAAGTTTTTTTACATACCTTATTTTTTTCTTTAGGTATATGTTGTACATTTTTTTTATTAGGCATATCATTTACTGCTTTAGGTAGATTTTTTAGTAAATACCAAACATTATTTACAAGAATAGGTGGAATAATAATTATCTTATTAGGTCTTTTTCAACTAGGAATTTTTAATTTTAAATTTTTACAAAAAGAAAGAAAATTTAATTTTGATATAACTAAAAGAGAGGTAAATCCTTTAATAGCATTTATTATGGGCTTTACATTTAGCTTTGCGTGGACACCTTGTGTAGGACCAGCATTATCATCTGTGTTAATTTTAGCTTCTAGCTCAAAAAATTCATTAGTTGGTAATATATTAGTTTTAGTTTATTCATTAGGATTTGTTATTCCATTTTTAATATTAGGTTTATTTACAACTAAAGTTTTAAACTTTTTTAAAGAAAAACAAAAGTTTTTAAAATACACAGTAAAAATAAGTGGTTTTTTATTAATTTTAATAGGTATAATGACATTTACTGGATATATGAATAGTATATCTAGATATTTAGTTATAGATAATAATAAAAAACAAGAGGTACCACAAGAAAAGCAAGAAATTAAAGAAACAGAGACAACTACAGAAGATGTTAATCAAGCTGAAACTAAAGAAGAGATGAAAGAATTACCAGATTTGTTTGATTTTACACTAACAGACCAATATGGGAACACACACACATTATCTGATTATAAAGGAAAAGTTGTATTTCTTAATTTTTGGGCAACTTGGTGTAAACCTTGTTTGATAGAAATGCCTCATATAGAAGAAATTTATAAAGAATATGGGCTTAATAAAGAAGAGGTTATTATACTTGGAGTAGCAAATCCGTCATCTAAAGATTATCTACATAATAGTGATGTATCTAAAGAAGAAATTATAAAATTTATAGAAGAACAAGGATATACATTCCCTATAGTTTTTGACGAAACTGGACAAACTTTTAAAGACTATTTTATTAGATCTTTTCCTACTACATTTATGATTAATAAAGAAGGAAAAATATATGGCTATTTATCTGGGGCTATAACAAAAGATATTATGAAAAATATTATAGAAGAAACATTAAAAAGTACAGAAAACAAATAA
- a CDS encoding thioredoxin family protein codes for MTVDIESNNYDEYITNNEDLIILDFGATHCAPCKIVNNILEEIEAENKNITVGKVNIEHSPSIAMKYGIMSVPSIVILKNNKIIHKINGLKDKEFIQNLINNI; via the coding sequence ATGACAGTAGATATTGAATCAAATAATTATGATGAATATATAACTAATAACGAAGATTTAATAATTTTAGACTTTGGTGCCACACATTGTGCTCCTTGTAAAATTGTAAACAATATATTAGAAGAAATAGAAGCGGAAAATAAAAATATAACTGTTGGTAAAGTTAATATTGAACATAGCCCAAGTATAGCTATGAAATATGGTATAATGAGTGTACCTTCAATTGTAATTTTAAAAAATAATAAAATTATACATAAAATAAACGGTTTAAAAGATAAAGAATTTATACAAAATTTAATAAATAATATTTAG
- the tsaD gene encoding tRNA (adenosine(37)-N6)-threonylcarbamoyltransferase complex transferase subunit TsaD — protein MENIKKDIIILAIESSCDETSIAIVKNGREVLSNIISSQINTHKVFGGVVPEIASRKHIEVIDIVLDEALEQSNKTLNDIDAIAVTYGPGLVGALLVGVSYAKSLAYTLKKPLIPVHHIEGHIYANYIEYKELEPPFISLVISGGHTHIVLVEDYGKFKILGKTRDDACGEAFDKVARTIGLSYPGGPEIDKLAKQGDRYAIDLPRVMIDTHDYDFSFSGLKSSVLNFVNKSNMTNTPFKKEDLAASFQQAITDILVFKAIKACKNNNLKTLALAGGVSANSFLRETMQEACDKEGIKLCIPSLKLCTDNAAMIGCAGYFEYLKGNFADLDLNAYPNLKLDNIEK, from the coding sequence ATGGAAAATATAAAAAAAGATATAATTATTTTAGCTATTGAAAGTTCTTGTGATGAAACTTCTATTGCTATTGTAAAAAATGGCAGAGAAGTTTTATCTAATATTATATCTTCTCAAATAAATACACATAAAGTTTTTGGAGGAGTTGTTCCTGAAATAGCCTCTAGAAAACATATTGAAGTGATAGATATTGTATTAGATGAAGCACTAGAACAATCAAACAAAACACTTAATGATATAGATGCAATAGCTGTTACATATGGACCTGGGCTTGTTGGTGCTTTATTAGTTGGTGTAAGCTATGCAAAGTCTTTAGCATATACATTAAAAAAACCACTTATACCTGTACATCATATAGAAGGGCATATATATGCTAATTATATAGAATATAAAGAGTTAGAACCACCTTTTATAAGCCTTGTTATATCTGGTGGACATACTCATATTGTACTTGTAGAAGACTATGGAAAATTTAAAATTTTAGGAAAAACTAGAGATGATGCTTGTGGAGAAGCTTTTGACAAAGTAGCTAGAACAATAGGATTAAGCTATCCAGGAGGACCAGAAATAGACAAACTAGCAAAACAAGGAGATAGATATGCAATAGATTTACCACGTGTAATGATTGATACACATGATTATGACTTTAGCTTTAGTGGTTTAAAATCTTCTGTTTTAAACTTTGTAAATAAAAGTAATATGACTAATACTCCATTTAAAAAGGAAGATTTGGCTGCTTCTTTTCAACAAGCAATAACAGATATTTTAGTTTTTAAAGCTATAAAAGCCTGCAAAAATAATAATTTAAAAACATTAGCTTTAGCAGGAGGTGTTTCTGCAAATTCTTTTTTAAGAGAAACTATGCAAGAGGCTTGTGATAAAGAAGGAATTAAGCTTTGTATACCTAGCTTAAAATTATGTACTGATAATGCTGCTATGATAGGATGTGCTGGATATTTTGAATATTTAAAAGGTAACTTTGCCGATTTAGATTTAAATGCTTATCCAAATTTAAAATTAGATAATATAGAAAAATAG
- a CDS encoding ribonucleotide-diphosphate reductase subunit beta → MIKKKIFNAEGERGTISIINGNTTNLREWNRIKYDWATNMYRTMLNNFWIPEEIALNEDVKQFPYLTDGERNAFDKIISFLNFLDSIQSENLPNLSRYITASEVSSLLNIQTFQEEIHAQSYSYILDTVTNPITRDKIYDMWREDEHLLNRNKFIASIYENFNQNPTQENFIRVIMANYILEGIYFYSGFSFFYTLARQGKMTATSTIFKYINRDEITHLVLFQNIIKEIKTENPQIFTKYLEEELRNMMKTGVEHEIAWGQYVTNNEILGLNNDLIDKYIKYLSNLRLKAIGLTPLYSDITQNPMSWIESFSKINNTKTDFFEAKVINYTKAAIFDFDSLE, encoded by the coding sequence ATGATAAAAAAGAAAATATTTAATGCTGAAGGTGAAAGAGGTACTATAAGTATAATAAATGGCAATACTACAAACCTTAGAGAATGGAATAGGATAAAATATGATTGGGCAACAAATATGTATAGAACTATGCTAAATAATTTTTGGATACCAGAAGAAATAGCTTTAAATGAAGACGTAAAACAATTTCCTTATCTTACAGATGGTGAGAGAAATGCCTTTGATAAAATAATTTCATTTTTAAACTTTTTAGATTCTATACAAAGTGAAAACCTACCCAATTTATCTAGATATATAACTGCATCAGAGGTTTCATCTTTATTAAACATACAAACTTTTCAAGAAGAAATACACGCCCAAAGTTATTCTTACATATTAGATACAGTTACAAATCCTATAACTAGAGATAAAATATACGATATGTGGCGAGAAGATGAACATTTATTAAATAGAAATAAATTTATAGCTAGTATATATGAAAACTTTAATCAAAACCCTACACAAGAAAATTTTATAAGAGTTATTATGGCTAATTATATACTGGAAGGAATATATTTTTATTCTGGGTTTAGTTTTTTCTATACACTTGCTAGACAAGGTAAAATGACAGCTACAAGTACTATATTTAAGTATATAAATAGAGATGAAATAACTCATCTTGTTCTATTCCAAAATATAATTAAAGAAATAAAAACTGAAAACCCTCAAATATTTACAAAATATTTAGAAGAAGAACTTAGAAATATGATGAAAACAGGTGTAGAACACGAAATAGCTTGGGGACAATATGTAACTAATAATGAAATATTAGGATTAAACAACGATTTGATAGATAAGTATATAAAATATTTATCTAATTTAAGATTAAAAGCAATAGGCTTAACACCACTGTATAGTGATATAACACAAAACCCTATGTCTTGGATAGAAAGTTTTTCAAAAATAAACAATACAAAAACAGATTTTTTTGAAGCAAAAGTTATAAATTATACAAAAGCTGCTATTTTTGATTTTGATAGCTTAGAATAA
- a CDS encoding ribonucleoside-diphosphate reductase subunit alpha has product MAINIKKRDGSLEKLSVEKTKKVIAFACEDIEGCSPQELELDAKLQFRDGMTTKEIQKTLIQTAIEKVIYVEDDGYGNLVKKININWQYVASRLLIYDLYKEAAINRNYNHFGYGDFLELVKSLTEQNLYGNYILENYSEEEIKELGNYIKSDRDNLFNYDGLNLLSKRYLVKSLDGKILELPQERFLIIAMHIAIPEKEKKVYYAKKFYDIMSTLKMTVATPTLANAGTPFYQLSSCFISTVGDNLWSIYDVNQKFAQVSKHGGALGIYMGKVRALNSDIRGNKNSSGGVIPWIRLYNDTAIAVDQLGRRKGSASITLDIWHKDLYDFLDLKTNNGDDRRKAHDIFPSLSIPNLFMERLEKRENWALFDPYQVKKEMGYYLEDYFDDEDNKEFTNRYIECENNPNLDKIVTPCLDIMKKILKSAVETGTPFIFFRDTVNRANPNKHKGIIYASNLCHEIAQNTSESSLIEEEEKDDIVTTKIKPGDMVTCNLNSVNLGKVSKEELKDCIPLQIRMLDNVITLNKLPVLDAKVTSNKYRAIGLGTSGYHHYLVNNKIMWESEQHLQEADSLFEELAYNAIKSSMELAKEKGAYEAFEGSEWQTGEYFDKRNYTSERWQKLKEDVKKYGIRNGYIMAVAPTGSTSNIANTTAGIDPIFKKFFVEEKKGIYVPKTAPNLCDENFWLYKEAHYIKQDWSIKACAIRQRHIDQAQSFNLYITHELSAKDIFDMYINCWRMGIKTIYYIRNQSLEMDECTSCSS; this is encoded by the coding sequence ATGGCAATAAATATAAAAAAAAGAGATGGTAGCTTAGAAAAATTAAGCGTTGAAAAAACTAAAAAGGTCATAGCCTTTGCTTGTGAGGACATAGAGGGTTGTTCTCCACAAGAATTAGAGCTAGATGCAAAGTTACAGTTTAGAGATGGTATGACAACAAAAGAAATACAAAAAACACTCATACAAACTGCTATTGAAAAAGTTATATATGTAGAAGATGATGGATATGGTAATTTAGTTAAAAAAATAAATATAAACTGGCAATATGTAGCATCTAGACTATTAATATATGATTTATACAAAGAGGCTGCTATAAATAGGAATTACAACCATTTTGGTTATGGAGATTTTTTAGAATTAGTAAAAAGTCTTACAGAACAAAATTTATATGGAAATTACATATTAGAAAACTATTCGGAAGAAGAAATAAAAGAACTTGGTAATTATATAAAAAGTGATAGAGATAATTTATTTAATTATGATGGATTAAATTTATTATCTAAAAGATATTTAGTAAAAAGTTTAGATGGAAAAATTTTAGAATTACCACAAGAAAGATTTCTTATTATAGCTATGCATATAGCTATACCAGAAAAAGAAAAAAAAGTATATTATGCTAAAAAATTCTATGATATTATGAGTACTCTAAAAATGACAGTTGCTACACCAACCCTTGCTAATGCTGGTACACCTTTTTATCAACTTAGCAGTTGTTTTATATCTACTGTTGGGGATAATTTATGGTCTATATATGATGTAAATCAAAAATTTGCTCAAGTATCTAAGCACGGTGGTGCTTTAGGTATATATATGGGAAAAGTGCGTGCTTTAAATAGTGATATTAGGGGAAATAAAAATTCATCTGGAGGGGTTATACCTTGGATAAGACTTTATAATGATACGGCTATTGCGGTAGACCAATTAGGAAGAAGAAAAGGTAGTGCCTCTATAACTTTAGATATATGGCATAAAGATTTATACGATTTTTTAGATTTAAAAACAAACAATGGTGATGATAGAAGAAAAGCTCACGATATATTTCCTTCTCTTAGCATACCAAATTTATTTATGGAGCGTTTAGAAAAAAGAGAAAATTGGGCTTTATTTGACCCATATCAAGTTAAAAAAGAAATGGGTTATTATTTAGAAGATTATTTTGATGATGAAGATAATAAAGAGTTTACAAACAGATATATAGAATGTGAAAATAATCCTAACTTAGATAAAATAGTAACTCCTTGTCTTGATATAATGAAAAAAATATTAAAAAGTGCTGTAGAAACAGGTACACCATTTATATTTTTTAGAGATACTGTTAATAGAGCTAATCCTAACAAACATAAAGGTATAATTTATGCCTCTAATCTTTGTCATGAAATAGCTCAAAATACAAGTGAAAGCAGTTTAATAGAAGAAGAAGAAAAAGATGATATTGTTACAACAAAAATAAAACCTGGAGATATGGTAACTTGTAATTTAAATTCTGTTAATCTTGGCAAAGTTTCAAAGGAAGAGCTTAAAGATTGTATTCCATTACAAATAAGAATGTTAGATAATGTTATTACATTAAATAAATTACCTGTATTAGATGCTAAAGTTACAAGTAATAAATATCGTGCTATAGGGCTTGGAACTAGCGGATACCATCATTATTTAGTTAACAATAAAATAATGTGGGAAAGCGAACAACATTTACAAGAGGCAGATAGCTTGTTTGAAGAATTAGCTTATAATGCTATAAAATCTTCTATGGAACTTGCTAAAGAAAAAGGGGCTTATGAAGCTTTTGAGGGTTCAGAATGGCAAACTGGAGAGTATTTTGACAAAAGAAACTATACATCTGAAAGATGGCAAAAGTTAAAAGAAGACGTAAAAAAATATGGTATAAGAAATGGGTATATAATGGCAGTAGCACCAACTGGAAGTACATCTAATATTGCAAACACAACTGCTGGTATAGACCCAATATTTAAAAAGTTTTTTGTTGAAGAAAAGAAGGGTATATATGTTCCCAAAACAGCTCCTAATTTATGTGATGAAAACTTTTGGCTTTATAAAGAGGCACATTATATAAAACAAGATTGGAGCATAAAGGCTTGTGCTATTAGACAAAGACATATAGACCAAGCTCAATCTTTTAATTTATATATAACACATGAGCTTAGTGCTAAAGACATTTTTGATATGTATATAAATTGTTGGAGAATGGGTATAAAAACTATTTATTACATTAGAAATCAATCTTTAGAGATGGATGAGTGTACAAGTTGTTCTAGCTAA
- a CDS encoding FtsB family cell division protein, which yields MKNLENKKKSSKVDKLYFIIMIFIVLSFSSYLFYKYNSLIKYNEKINELNMKIDTANKKNDELKYQTEYKNSNEYIEKIARDKLGMVKSNEIVFYNSNK from the coding sequence ATGAAGAATTTAGAAAATAAGAAAAAATCTTCTAAAGTTGATAAGTTATATTTTATTATTATGATTTTTATAGTTTTAAGTTTTTCTTCATATTTATTTTATAAGTATAATTCATTAATTAAATATAACGAAAAGATTAATGAACTTAATATGAAAATTGACACAGCTAATAAAAAAAATGATGAATTAAAATATCAAACAGAATATAAAAATAGTAATGAGTATATCGAAAAAATAGCTAGAGATAAACTTGGTATGGTTAAAAGTAATGAAATAGTTTTTTATAATAGTAACAAATAA
- the yabQ gene encoding spore cortex biosynthesis protein YabQ, translating into MILSVSYQLKIFLISLFIGLILGFFYDLLKIFRKYIIHNNFIINIEDTIYWLFMSIIIFLISLYQNNGEIRIFFIIGIFTSMILYTFLISPIFLNISTKIINVLIKIILFIFRAISMPFLIIFNIILKPLKKLIYLLKNILKKLLKKYSFCVTIYNKGRNIKFYLKSLIIKGDKTKDEEFRK; encoded by the coding sequence TTGATTTTATCTGTTTCTTATCAACTTAAAATATTTTTAATATCACTATTTATAGGTTTAATATTAGGATTTTTTTATGATTTGCTTAAAATATTTAGAAAATATATTATACATAATAACTTTATAATAAACATAGAAGATACCATATATTGGTTATTTATGTCTATTATTATCTTTTTAATATCACTTTATCAAAATAATGGTGAAATTAGAATATTCTTTATAATAGGTATATTTACAAGTATGATTTTATACACTTTTTTAATAAGTCCAATATTTTTAAATATATCTACAAAAATTATAAATGTACTTATAAAAATAATTTTATTTATTTTTAGAGCTATTTCGATGCCATTTTTAATTATTTTTAATATTATACTTAAACCTTTAAAAAAATTAATTTATTTGTTAAAAAATATATTAAAAAAACTATTGAAAAAATATAGCTTTTGTGTAACAATATATAATAAAGGTAGAAATATTAAGTTTTATTTAAAATCTTTAATTATAAAAGGGGATAAGACAAAAGATGAAGAATTTAGAAAATAA
- the yabP gene encoding sporulation protein YabP has protein sequence MSEDKKNKHNINILDRTNIKITGVLDVISFDEEMIVSETELGILILKGINFHINKLNLDSGDLEIDGEIYSLVYEDKSSYGKPASGILNKIFK, from the coding sequence ATGTCTGAAGATAAAAAAAATAAACATAATATAAACATATTAGATAGGACAAACATAAAAATTACAGGCGTTTTAGATGTTATCTCTTTTGATGAAGAAATGATAGTTTCTGAAACAGAACTTGGAATCTTAATATTAAAGGGAATAAATTTTCATATTAATAAATTAAATTTAGATAGTGGTGATTTAGAAATAGATGGTGAAATATATAGCTTAGTGTATGAAGATAAATCTTCTTATGGAAAACCAGCTAGTGGTATATTAAATAAAATCTTTAAATAA